The Chrysemys picta bellii isolate R12L10 chromosome 5, ASM1138683v2, whole genome shotgun sequence genome includes a window with the following:
- the CCNG2 gene encoding cyclin-G2 isoform X2 — protein sequence MEKIISEKLHFEFKATTALTFLHLYHTIVLSHTSERKEVLNLDKLEAQLKACNCRLIFSRAKPSILALCLLTLEVQTLKSIELFEIVLRVQKHSKISDSDLLYWRELVSKCLADYSSPECCKPDHKKLVWIVSRRTAQNLQNSYCSVPELPTIPEVGCFNESESEDSCEDMSCGEESLSSSPSDLEGNFFFDLKPKSKWKALNCQS from the exons atggaaaaaataatttcGGAAAAACTGCACTTTGAATTTAAAGCTACTACTGCCTTAACCTTTTTGCACTTGTACCATACTATTGTACTCAGTCATACCTCAGAAAG GAAAGAAGTACtaaaccttgacaaattggaagcACAGCTGAAAGCTTGCAACTGCCGATTAATCTTCTCTAGAGCAAAA CCATCCATATTGGCCTTGTGTCTTCTCACTCTGGAAGTTCAGACTTTAAAATCCATTGAGCTGTTTGAAATTGTTCTGCGTGTTCAAAAGCATTCAAAG ataaGTGATAGTGACTTACTCTACTGGCGAGAGTTGGTTTCAAAATGCCTGGCAGATTATTCTTCTCCTGAATGTTGCAAACCAGATCATAAGAAGTTAGTTTGGATTGTTTCAAGACGTACAGCCCAGAATCTACAAAATAGTTACTGCAGTGTTCCTGAGTTGCCAACTATACCAGAGGTTGGATGTTTCAATGAAAGTGAGAG TGAAGACTCCTGTGAAGACATGAGCTGTGGAGAAGAAAGTCTTAGCAGTTCTCCTAGTGATCTAGAAGGCAACTTCTTCTTTGACCTCAAACCTAAATCTAAGTGGAAAGCTCTCAACTGTCAGTCTTAG
- the CCNG2 gene encoding cyclin-G2 isoform X1: protein MKDLGAEEQMSNEAFWLFKQLNLHLEQEWKFQPREKGLSLIERTAENENTLCPRLRNAKVEDLWSLTSFFGFTTETFVLAVNIMDRFLALMKVKPKHLSCIGVCCFQLAAQVIEEECNIPSTHDVIRISQCKCTVSDLKRMEKIISEKLHFEFKATTALTFLHLYHTIVLSHTSERKEVLNLDKLEAQLKACNCRLIFSRAKPSILALCLLTLEVQTLKSIELFEIVLRVQKHSKISDSDLLYWRELVSKCLADYSSPECCKPDHKKLVWIVSRRTAQNLQNSYCSVPELPTIPEVGCFNESESEDSCEDMSCGEESLSSSPSDLEGNFFFDLKPKSKWKALNCQS from the exons ATGAAGGATTTGGGGGCTGAAGAACAAATGAGCAATGAAGCTTTCTGGCTGTTCAAGCAGTTAAATCTACATTTGGAGCAAGAATGGAAGTTTCAGCCTCGGGAGAAGGGGCTGAGCCTGATTGAGCGCACTGCTgag AATGAAAACACTTTATGTCCAAGACTAAGGAATGCCAAGGTTGAAGATCTATGGAGTCTGACCAGTTTTTTTGGATTTACAACTGAAACTTTTGTCCTGGCTGTCAACATTATGGACAGATTCTTGGCTCTTATGAAG gTGAAACCTAAGCATTTATCTTGCATTGGAGTCTGTTGTTTTCAACTGGCTGCCCAAGTCATTGAAGAGGAATGCAATATTCCGTCCACTCATGATGTCATCCGGATTAGCCAATGTAAATGCACTGTTTCCGACCTGAAACggatggaaaaaataatttcGGAAAAACTGCACTTTGAATTTAAAGCTACTACTGCCTTAACCTTTTTGCACTTGTACCATACTATTGTACTCAGTCATACCTCAGAAAG GAAAGAAGTACtaaaccttgacaaattggaagcACAGCTGAAAGCTTGCAACTGCCGATTAATCTTCTCTAGAGCAAAA CCATCCATATTGGCCTTGTGTCTTCTCACTCTGGAAGTTCAGACTTTAAAATCCATTGAGCTGTTTGAAATTGTTCTGCGTGTTCAAAAGCATTCAAAG ataaGTGATAGTGACTTACTCTACTGGCGAGAGTTGGTTTCAAAATGCCTGGCAGATTATTCTTCTCCTGAATGTTGCAAACCAGATCATAAGAAGTTAGTTTGGATTGTTTCAAGACGTACAGCCCAGAATCTACAAAATAGTTACTGCAGTGTTCCTGAGTTGCCAACTATACCAGAGGTTGGATGTTTCAATGAAAGTGAGAG TGAAGACTCCTGTGAAGACATGAGCTGTGGAGAAGAAAGTCTTAGCAGTTCTCCTAGTGATCTAGAAGGCAACTTCTTCTTTGACCTCAAACCTAAATCTAAGTGGAAAGCTCTCAACTGTCAGTCTTAG